Part of the Nicotiana sylvestris chromosome 5, ASM39365v2, whole genome shotgun sequence genome is shown below.
aagtatgtagagattgacttcataattatagacaaacttagtaataataaagatgtagtcattaaagggtattcataaaataagggaggatctcgctaaaaaataaataaatataaataatacaaaaattgcagtcctccaatcttattttttttaatataagaaaatacctagattccgagatgggcgatttagtaaaattcacagtcctacctaatagtatcataacgcgtagtattttggcgcatatttaataaggttattttcttaaatacgggtgtacatttatgtaacccaaatcacgatcttgacgaagtcaaaatgcgtcaacaaatcacgtgtgcactggttgtggcgtggttcgagatgcgttttcacgacgttgcaattttgtataaaataaataatgataaaagcggttttaaaagttaaatttgcatataagttcttaattgtttaaaaatcagataaatgagccaaatatgacaattgagcgaccgtgctaaaaccacggaattcgggaatgcctaataccttctcccgggttaacagaattccttatccggatttctggtacgcggactgtaatacagagtcattcttttcctcgattcgggattaaaattggtgacttgggacaccctaaatctcccaagtggcaactctgaaataaataaataaatcccgtttcgattgtcctttaattggaaaaaactcccttgtaccctcgcgggggcggaaaaaggaggtgtgacagatattATGCCGAGGTCTCGTCGTTCTCATGAAGAGGTTCCTGAAGCCACCCCGTCGTCCATGATGCCCCCTTTTGGCGGCGAAGATACGGTGGTAGAAGAGGGTGACAACCTTCCTACAGTAGAGGAGTTACTACTGAGGCATCCCTCATCCCGGagtgacttcctcaaagatccCCCTCCTGCTTCGGACCCCGTATTCTATGAGATAGAGCAAGTTCATATTGATGCTCTTCGTGTAAAGTATGGCATTCCCGCTCATGTAGAAATGGTTCCGGTGCGGAGAGATTACGTGGATGTCCACAGACCTGGGTATTGCGCTTTCTATGATTACCCTTTTATGATCGGTTATCTCTTCCTCTCTTCCCTTTAGCGGAAGAATTTTGTAGGTTCTACCAAGTTTGTCCAACATAACTTTCTCCATATACGCTCAAGGTACTTCTGCTATTGACCAAGTATGCAGAGTTGGCGGAGTGTAATGCTTTTGTCCACCACCTTTTGCACCTGTTCACGCCCGGCTTCCACAGGGGtaccatggtgcatttgaggctTCGTGGCACGAAAGGGCTAGTGGTTAGAACAGATGACCGGGCAAGCCGCAAGTTTTGACACAAGTACTTCTATGTCAAAATCGACATGTCGCTGATTCCGCCAGGTTCCCGGAGCGATGAAATGAGACTCGTAAGTGTCACCGCCCGCTTTATTCTTCCTTTGTCTGTATTCATTTTAAAGTTTGTTTCTTGTTCGCAGCTCTGGGACGTCCGCCTCGCCCTATTGCGGATATCAAGGGTTGGGTAGCCTATCTGTTGCCTCATACAGCAGAGACTCATGATTGGTCCGCTTTCGTGAGCATTACGGCCCTAGAGTCTCTTCTGGTAAATACTTTCCTTACCACTTTGTTGGTCGTACGACCTTGTTTATTAATACGACCCTTCGTGATGACAGGTCGTGGAGCTTCCAGGCGGAGGGCGCCAGTCCCTACGTTTCGATAGGCCGTTGCTGTCGCAGACGCGCAATTTGTTTTGAGTGAGTCTGTTCGAGAGGGCCATCCTCAACCTATTCATTTAGAAGGTCTCTCTCAAGTCATGGTAGTGAGGGACGAGTCCTCTAACAGGGATGAGTCGCTATCGAGAAAACGGAGGAGGATGGAGCTTGGGAAAGGCATGGTCGTGGATGCTGACAGAAGCAAGACGTTGCAGACGATACCTGTGCCCACTTTTATTGTTGATGCCATCTTGTCGGGGAGGTCTCCCCGAGTGGAAGGAGCTCACCCAGGAGTCGGCTCGGTACGCTCAGCTGAGGGCGGTGCATCATCCAATGTTGGAGGTTGCCGGGTTGAGGGTGATGACTCAGGCTCAGATGTCGACCCAGAGGATGTCAATGAGTTCGTAGGTTGCCATACTCATGTGGAGATCAGAACAGAAGGGTCTGATCGTCATATAGTCGTTCCGGGGGGCTACAACTTGTTGCTGAACTACGAGCAAGTGGCGTCTGCTCTAGCTCCTCTATGTGCTACCCCTGAGAATGAGGTACTTAGGGCAATGAGCGACGTGGAGTTGTCTCAGAAGGTCGCCGGTATGGCTTTACAGGTAGGTGCCTTTCCTCCCCTTTTCGTTGGGTTTGTATGATGATCGTCGTTTTGCATTATGTTTCTAACTTCTCCCCCTTTTTTGTCAGACCCTCATCATGGAGATTGAGCGAGAGCGTAGGGAGAGAAAATGAACGGGCCTTTATGAGAAGATGTCGTCCAAATATCAATAGTATCATGCTAAGCACTGTGCGATGGTCGACATTTATCATCAGGACCCTGAGTTTCAGTTATTTCGTGAGGGGCTCAAACAGCGGGAGGACCAACTAGAGCGTAAGATCGAGGAGTTGAAGGAGCGGGATTAGGAGCTCATGAAGGCTGTTGCTCGCAATAGTGAGCTCGAGGCTTCCTTTAAGGTAAAGGACGGCGAACTTGAGTTGAGTAGGGGGTGATGGCCGAAAATGCCGACTTACAGGCAAAGGTGGCCGGTTTGACTGTTAAGTTGAATGCGAAGGCAGCAGAGGTAGAGGGGCTTAAGGGCGAGCTGAGCGTTGGCACTGATAAGTTGGCGGCAGCTATTTCTGGAACCACATATTTGGAGAACGCCCTCCGCGTTTGCAGGTCGGAGCTGGCTGAAGAGAGGGAGTTCTCTGGTCGTAAGGTTGCAGGGCTCAAGGGGCGTGTCAAAAAATTATAGGCAGAGCTGACTGCGTTAAATGGACAAATGGCCTTTCTGAGGGCGTAGGATGCAAGTCGACATTCTCAGCCTTCTACGTCTCGTGCCTCAGCCAATATGACCGTGCCCCATCGTTTATATGAGTTGTGGGTCCTTGCTGAGGCTCGACTCGATGTGTATAAGGCTTTTCATGCCAAGGGAAGGGTTACTGAGGCGGAGCTTCAGGTTGTGCACACCGAAGCTCGTGCAACTCGTGAGGCATGTAGATACGACCCCCTCACACCTGATGGGGATGACATCAACTCTGATGATGCAAACCTCCTTGCTTCGGATTCGTGGTACGAAGATGCTTACCCCACCGGGGATGATGTGTAATCTTTGTTTGTACTTGCTTTTGTTTTGGGGTTTTTGCGGGGGGCATACTTGAGCTCGTTTGTAAGGGcaagtgtaaataatattttgatgtaatgtaaaatttattttgtCGATTTGTTCTTTCTTGCATTTGTCGAACCCATGTTATCGTTGATGACCTTTGCCATTGGGATGTTGTTTCAAACTGTCGTtgaagtaggatcccatcgtagttcgagcgaggtcgaactcatattattgctgatggccttggccattgggatgttgcttcgaactatcgtcgaagtaagatcctgtcgtagttcgaacgaggtcgaactcatattatcgtcgatggccttggccattgggatattGCTTCGAACTGTGGTCGAAGTAGGATGCCATCGTAgtttgaatgaggtcgaactcatattatcATCGATaaccttggccattaggatgttgctttgaactgttgtcgaagtaggatcccgtcgtagttcgaatgaggtcgaactcatattatcGTCAATGaacttggccattgggatgttgcttcgaactgtcatcgaagtaggatcccgtcgtagttcgaacgaggtcgaactcatattatcgttgatggccttggccattgggatgttgctttgaattgtcgtcgaagtaggatcccgtcgtagttcaaaTGAGGTAGAATTTATATTATCGTCGATggacttggccattgggatgttgcttcaaactatTGTCGAAGTAAGATCTCGTCGTAGTtcaaatgaggtcgaactcatattatcatcgatggccttggccatttctTGTTGGGGATTTGATCGTATTCCCGCAGGAAGATATGTCGACTTTGTTCATGCAAAGGAGGTTTGATTAAATTATTGTGAGAATCACATGTCGACTCtgcacatacaatggagattcgaTTAAATTCCTGTGAGAATCACATGTCGACTCTGCACATACAATAGAGATTCGATTATCTATATCCATTCCCTTCATTACTTCACTCCGGAGATCATGTCGTCGGGTCAAGGTAATGAACAACACTTCGATCCTTGAGGCGTTTCCCTTGACGCCTCGTTAAAAACTTCCCTgggaaaacccgattgggacaaaacccgagtgagggaaaaagagtatgaCTTAGGTGACACCTTCTTTTagaagtggaagtacttgagATGGGCGATATTCTagttgttttggagtagttttccccCCATTGTTTCTAATAGGAATGCTCCTTTGTTTGCTGCAGCTATGATTTTGTATGGTCTATCCCAGTTCGTtcccaattttccctcattagggtCTTTCGATGCTTGTGTTTTAGCTTTAAGGACGTAGTCTCCGACTTTGAGAGGTCGCACCTTGGCTctcttgttgtagtatctttctactTGCTGCTTCTGGGTTACCATTCTTATGTGGGCCATGTCTCTTCGTTCTTCCGcttcatccagatcttgtagcctactttcgtCGTTGCTTGGCCCGCTctcgttggagtatctcaaattgggttctccgacctcgacGGGTATAACTACGTCAATCCTGTAGACCAGTGAATATGGCGTTTCTCCTGTGCTGGTTTTTGGCATAGTacggtatgcccataatacttctgGTAGTAGTTCAAGCCATAGCCCTTTAGTATCctcaagcttctttttcaatatattccatattactttattggaggattcaGCTTGACCATTGGTGGCAaggtgatatggcgtggagagtattcgtttaatgtgccatttttcgaaaaaCTTAGTCGTTCTCTTTTAGATGAACTGAGGTCCGTTGTcgcagctgatttctttggggatgccaaaaCGACATATTGTGTGTTTTCCATATGAATGCGATGACCTCCTATTTACGTATCTGAGTGTATGTACCtccttccacccatttagaaaagtaatcaattaaaaccaaaaggaagcgcACCTTGCCTCGTCCTGCTGGGAGGGGGCCAACTATGTCCATTCCacactttatgaatggccatggtgaagtGACGGAATGAAGGAGTTCCCctgcttgatgtatcataggggTGTACTTTTGACATTGTTCACATCTCCTGACATAGTCCGCgacttcttttttcatggtgggccagtaaTACCCGGTGCGGATGAGGCATCGGATGAGGGCGCGGTTTCCCGTGTGGGCACCGCAATGACCTTCATGTAATTCTTCCAATACTCgccttgtttgatttggcccAAGATATTTGGCTAGGGGGCCGCCGAACGTTCTTTTGTAGAGACCACCATTTACGAGGCAGTATCAAGCTGCCTGTACCCGGAgtttttttggcttcttttttatcttgcGGGA
Proteins encoded:
- the LOC138868420 gene encoding uncharacterized protein — its product is MPKTSTGETPYSLVYRIDVVIPVEVGEPNLRYSNESGPSNDESRLQDLDEAEERRDMAHIRMVTQKQQVERYYNKRAKVRPLKVGDYVLKAKTQASKDPNEGKLGTNWDRPYKIIAAANKGAFLLETMGGKLLQNN